A region of the Candidatus Eisenbacteria bacterium genome:
GCGGTGCCCGCGGCGCAGCCGGCGAGCGTGGAACGTGCCGACCGTCACCTTGCCGGAGGTCGGCTGGATCTCGTGCGTGATGAGGCGCAGCACGGTGGTCTTTCCCGAGCCGTTGGGGCCCAGAAACGCCACGGCTTCCCCCTCGTCCATGTGCCACGAGAGGTTGTCGAGCGCCAGGCGCTCCCCGAAGCGCTTGGAGACGTTCTCGAAGGTGATCACCGAGGCTAAGTTAACAGAGCGCCGCGAATCACCTCAACGAGCACTACGAGCTCCGGTACTCGATGTGGGCCTTGGCTCGGAGGCCCTTCACCCAGGCCTCGTACTTGTCCCTGAATTGAATGGTCCCGACGGCCGACGGCAGCTCGGCGCGGATCTCGTCGAGCGTGTAGGGACGCTCGGGCTTCTTGTCGGTCAGCTTGAAGATGTTGAAGCCGGCGCGATTCACCAGCACCCGGCTGATCTGCCCCACTTTGAGCGAGTCGAGCGCTCCACGGATGTGAGGTTGCAGGCTCCCCAGAGACAGGAACCCCAGGTCACCTCCGGCGGACTGCGGGCCCTTGTATTCGCTGTACCGCGAAGCCAGCTGGCCGAAGTCGCCGCCCTTCGCCGCCTCCGCGCGGATCCTCTCGGCCTTCTTGCGGGAACGCTCGATGTCGGCCTCGGTGACATCGACCCGCATCAGGATGTGGCGCGCGTGGGCCTCCAGCACCGGGCGGCCCTGGGCGTCGAGACTGTCCTTCTTGGCTCGGGTCTTCAGCGTGTCGCGCTCGATGACCTCGAGCAGGTGATAGCCGTACGACGTCCGGATCGGAGCGCTCACCACGCCGATCTTCTGGGTGAACGCGGCATCCTCGATCGCCGGGTCCATCTGGCCGCGGGTGAAGAAGCCGAGATCGCCGCCGGAGCGAGCCGAGGAAGGATCCTCCGAGACCTCGGTGGCCACCTTGGCGAACTTCTCCCCGGCTTCGATGCGCTTCCTGGCGCTCTGAGCCTTGTTGCGGCCCTTCAGATCGGCCGCGGAATCCGCGGCCGCGAGGATCTGGATGACCGAGACCCGGACCTCGGCAGGCATCTTCGGGAACTTGTCGGGATTGGCCTTGAAGAAGGCCTCCGCCTCCGCCTGGGTCACCGTCTTTCGGGTGATCTGCTTCTGCACCAGCCGCTGGGCCAGCATCTGCCGCCGCACTTCGGCTTTGTACTTCTCACGCAGCTTGGCTTCGGTGAGGTTCTCGCGCTCGAGCTGCGCCTTGAATGCTTCGGCGCTGCCCATCCGCTCCTTCGCTTCCTTGACCGCCTCGTCGACCTGTTTGTTGACCTCGGCGTCGGGGACCGTGACCGACTGGCGCTTGGCCTCGGCGACGATCAGCTTCTCGTCGATCAGCTGGTCGAGGATCTGGCGGCGCAGCGTGTCGGCGATCGAAGAGTCGGGCTCGGCTTGAGCGCGCATCATGAAGAGGTAGAGCTGCTCTTCCACGTCGCTCTGGAGCACCACCTCGTCGTTGACGACCGCCGCGATCCCGTCCAGCCGCTGAGCGGACACGGGCAACGCCACCAACGTCAGACCCGCCAGCAGCAACCACGACATCCAGATTCGACTCAAGCAATCCTCCCTGGCTTCGGAACGGCCCCCCGCGGAATCTTGTCGCGGTTGTGGGGGAGCCTCTAGCGAAAAGAGCGACCCAGTATAGACGCCGGGCCTGAGCGACGTTAGATGCAAATTGGCGGCCCTCGGTCGCGTGCGGTTTGGGCCTCGGTAAGCCTCGCAGCGACGCGGTTTCCGTGTCATTCCGCCGCGCTCGTCGCCGTCCCGCCGCGCCGGTCTCGAGCACTAGACCGAACCAGGTCTTGACACTTCTAAGATGTCGTCATGACGGTGCTTTCGGCGCCCAGCGTCGTTGAGCCGCAGCGTTCCGTGTGGGAGAGTCGTGCGGTGAATTCCCACTACCCTCTGCGCCGCGCAATCGCGGTGGCGGGGGTTCTCCTCGCGCTCGCCTTCGCCATTCCTCGCATCGCGACCCACATGCCGTACCCACGGCTCGGGGTCAGCATGACCTGGGACGCCGAGGGCCCGGGACGCGTCCAGGAAGTCGTCGGCCCCCCTTCGCTAGGCCTTCTGCGGCCGGGCGATGTGCTGCTCACGATGAACGGCGAGGAGATGCGCCGGCCGATGAGGGGCGCGAGCTCCGAGCGGCTCCAGTTGCCCAAGGAATCGATCACCTTCGAGGTGCTCCGCGAAGGCCGGGTCCTCAACGTGATGGTTCCCCCGGTCAAGCTCACGCTCTGGCAGCGCGTCCGGTATCTGCTGTTCCGCCTCGCCGCGCTGGTCGCCGCTCCACTGGTCGCGATCGCGCTGGTCTGGCGCCGGCCGGATCTGACCACGGGGCTCACGTTCCTCTGGTACGCCGGTCTTCACGCGGTCGCCGTGGTCCACCAGAACTACTACTTCCCGGAGTTCGAGCCGACAGGAGCGCTTCGCTGGTGGATGGGACTCTATGGGTGGATCGTCTGCTGGGCGCCCGCCGCCTTCCTCCACTTCCTCGCCGTGTTCCCGCGGCCGCGCTGGCAGCCCGGAACCCGGACGCGAAGCGTGTGGTTCTGGCTGGTCGTGGTCTCCTACCTGGTGCCGATCGGTTTCGTGCTTCGCCTGTTCCAGACCGGTCGCATGCCGGAGCAGCCGTTCATGATCTTCGGGTCGGCGGCACTGTTGCTCGGGGTGGTGTCGCTGGTCGAGCGCTTCGGCTTCCCTGGCCGTGGCGACTGGCAGCCCGCGCGGAGCCAGCGCGTCCTCGGCCTCTCGGTCGCGTTCACGTACGTGGCGGCAGGCTTCCTCGGCTGGTGGCTCGAGGGCGATGCTTCCAACACGCTGCTCCAGATTCCGGCGGTGCGGGTGGCCCTCTCGGTGGTCGGGATCGGCATGCTGCTGACGCCGTTCGCGCTCGCGTTCCTGATCGCGCGCGATCCGGCATTCGACCCGCGCCGCATCCTCGAGCGCAGCATCCCGTGGGCGCTGCTCTCCGGGGTTCTGGCGGCGATCTATCTGGGTGTCGTGCTGGTCGGTCAGAACCTGTTCTCCGCGTGGACCGGCGAGGAGGCGGTGGCGTTCAACGTCATCGCGGCGCTGGTGATCGCCTTCGTTTTCGCGCCCGCCAAGGAAGCGCTGCAACGCTGGCTCGACCGGCTGTTCCGCCGCGATCCACGAGCGCTGCGCTCGGCGCTCGACCAGGCGGGTCGGGAGCTCCTCGGCGCGCTCGACAAGGAGGAAGTCCGAGCCTCGGTGGAGGCCGGCATCACCCGCGGCCTCGGCCGGCGCGTGACGCTCGAATGGCCGGACCTCGGCGGACCGCACCTGGCCGAGGGCGA
Encoded here:
- a CDS encoding peptidylprolyl isomerase — encoded protein: MSRIWMSWLLLAGLTLVALPVSAQRLDGIAAVVNDEVVLQSDVEEQLYLFMMRAQAEPDSSIADTLRRQILDQLIDEKLIVAEAKRQSVTVPDAEVNKQVDEAVKEAKERMGSAEAFKAQLERENLTEAKLREKYKAEVRRQMLAQRLVQKQITRKTVTQAEAEAFFKANPDKFPKMPAEVRVSVIQILAAADSAADLKGRNKAQSARKRIEAGEKFAKVATEVSEDPSSARSGGDLGFFTRGQMDPAIEDAAFTQKIGVVSAPIRTSYGYHLLEVIERDTLKTRAKKDSLDAQGRPVLEAHARHILMRVDVTEADIERSRKKAERIRAEAAKGGDFGQLASRYSEYKGPQSAGGDLGFLSLGSLQPHIRGALDSLKVGQISRVLVNRAGFNIFKLTDKKPERPYTLDEIRAELPSAVGTIQFRDKYEAWVKGLRAKAHIEYRSS
- a CDS encoding histidine kinase, which translates into the protein MNSHYPLRRAIAVAGVLLALAFAIPRIATHMPYPRLGVSMTWDAEGPGRVQEVVGPPSLGLLRPGDVLLTMNGEEMRRPMRGASSERLQLPKESITFEVLREGRVLNVMVPPVKLTLWQRVRYLLFRLAALVAAPLVAIALVWRRPDLTTGLTFLWYAGLHAVAVVHQNYYFPEFEPTGALRWWMGLYGWIVCWAPAAFLHFLAVFPRPRWQPGTRTRSVWFWLVVVSYLVPIGFVLRLFQTGRMPEQPFMIFGSAALLLGVVSLVERFGFPGRGDWQPARSQRVLGLSVAFTYVAAGFLGWWLEGDASNTLLQIPAVRVALSVVGIGMLLTPFALAFLIARDPAFDPRRILERSIPWALLSGVLAAIYLGVVLVGQNLFSAWTGEEAVAFNVIAALVIAFVFAPAKEALQRWLDRLFRRDPRALRSALDQAGRELLGALDKEEVRASVEAGITRGLGRRVTLEWPDLGGPHLAEGEELSEDARAAVENLLVQARIRLENVGLQEQRGAAERRAIELREMATRAELRALHAQVQPHFLFNALNALSYLTEVDPKAAQRFTERLADMLRYTVQASERPAVLLSDEVGFVEDYLGVARERYEGDLRFVYQGAPELMSATVPPLLLQPLVENSLKHGFSSERRTLNLSLDAVASDGWLTLTFTDDGCNGNHGVHGLGVGLDNLEQRIRRFGGPEASVNSGPGGNGGFRVVMKWKQNAQAMGAA